In a genomic window of Variovorax paradoxus:
- a CDS encoding helix-turn-helix transcriptional regulator, with protein sequence MAAKPDPLSETRREALREYCRRKGWLNDNGSWAVTAISKAIGKPTNKVSDLLNGKGSFGAAIARDIESAVYDLDAFELDGAESQFVSVRRVDVKFSNGHGQVVYYEDERPPLSFRADFLRKLGIPSGKALVVDADGVSNEPKIWDGSVVLVNSADTTTLNNHFYAFRVDGELLIKRLTRLDGIGILATAENSDFAPKNVVYRDPSDFEIIGRAVWTGNML encoded by the coding sequence ATGGCTGCGAAACCTGACCCTCTCTCAGAGACTCGCCGCGAAGCACTCCGGGAGTACTGCCGTCGAAAAGGCTGGCTCAACGACAACGGAAGCTGGGCGGTGACCGCCATTAGTAAGGCGATCGGCAAACCCACAAACAAGGTCAGCGACCTCCTAAATGGCAAGGGGTCGTTCGGCGCCGCGATCGCTCGCGACATTGAATCTGCTGTATATGACCTGGATGCCTTTGAGCTGGACGGTGCCGAGTCTCAGTTCGTGTCAGTGCGGCGCGTCGACGTGAAGTTTTCGAATGGGCATGGCCAGGTCGTTTACTACGAAGACGAGCGCCCTCCTTTGTCGTTCAGGGCAGACTTCCTGCGCAAGCTAGGCATCCCCAGCGGAAAGGCCTTGGTGGTAGACGCGGACGGAGTCAGCAACGAACCGAAGATCTGGGACGGCTCGGTGGTGCTGGTCAACAGTGCCGACACCACAACGCTAAACAACCACTTCTATGCGTTTCGCGTGGATGGCGAGCTCCTGATAAAGCGACTTACCCGCCTGGACGGAATCGGGATCCTCGCAACTGCAGAAAACTCGGATTTCGCACCCAAGAACGTCGTGTACCGGGACCCTTCGGACTTCGAGATCATCGGCCGTGCGGTTTGGACCGGCAACATGCTTTAA
- a CDS encoding BRCT domain-containing protein, with protein sequence MSNIYARQAAAFRNEMRTSCAALVGIVQGILADGAINDQEIMFLRTWLRESESVSLTWPGSVIYGQIEHALADGHISFEERSHLQETLTQLLGGRLDEVAGSSHVTELPIDRPEVIEFKEKAFCFTGDFVFGPRSSCEVAVLSRGGNIANVSKKLHYLVVGGMGSPEWKHGSFGTKIEKAILHKQAGIPLLIVHEDTWASSMVVKAA encoded by the coding sequence ATGTCCAACATCTACGCCCGACAAGCCGCAGCGTTTCGAAACGAGATGCGCACTTCCTGCGCTGCACTCGTAGGCATCGTGCAGGGAATTCTGGCCGACGGCGCCATCAACGATCAAGAGATCATGTTCCTGCGAACGTGGCTTCGCGAATCGGAAAGCGTCTCTCTGACCTGGCCCGGCTCGGTGATCTACGGGCAGATCGAACACGCACTGGCCGATGGCCACATCAGCTTTGAGGAACGCAGCCATCTGCAAGAAACGCTCACGCAATTGCTCGGCGGTCGACTGGACGAGGTTGCTGGGTCTTCACATGTCACAGAGCTTCCGATTGATCGTCCTGAAGTGATCGAATTCAAAGAAAAAGCGTTCTGCTTCACCGGAGACTTCGTGTTCGGCCCTCGGAGTTCGTGCGAGGTGGCGGTGCTCAGTCGGGGCGGCAACATCGCCAACGTCAGCAAAAAGCTTCACTATCTTGTCGTCGGCGGCATGGGCAGCCCCGAATGGAAACATGGAAGCTTCGGCACCAAGATCGAGAAAGCCATACTGCACAAGCAAGCGGGCATCCCATTGTTGATCGTGCACGAGGACACTTGGGCTTCGTCAATGGTAGTGAAGGCGGCATAG
- a CDS encoding DUF1364 family protein — MLKRTVGLKARKALAQTGFKRPERVRLPSPPPRPATRRAVMADCSSPMPSIDKTTAWEDPTLLAMARGKPCLLRSPVCNDDRETTVACHSNMSIHGKGLSRKADDCFSVWGCARCHAYLDRDPSASGQERELLFLVAHIEQVTHWQAIAASTTASPKDRAAAGRALDILHALAAARSTKEES; from the coding sequence ATGCTGAAAAGAACCGTCGGCCTCAAGGCGCGCAAGGCGTTGGCGCAAACCGGGTTCAAGCGCCCAGAGCGCGTGCGCCTGCCATCGCCGCCACCGCGCCCGGCCACGCGCCGCGCGGTCATGGCCGACTGCTCGAGCCCCATGCCCAGCATCGACAAGACGACGGCATGGGAAGACCCGACGCTGCTGGCGATGGCCCGCGGCAAACCCTGCCTGTTGCGCTCCCCCGTGTGCAACGACGACCGCGAAACGACCGTCGCATGCCACTCCAACATGTCGATCCACGGCAAGGGCCTATCGCGCAAGGCTGACGACTGCTTCAGCGTCTGGGGCTGCGCCAGGTGCCATGCCTACCTCGATCGCGACCCGTCCGCCTCGGGCCAGGAACGCGAGCTTCTGTTCCTCGTCGCTCACATCGAGCAGGTCACCCACTGGCAGGCCATCGCCGCCAGCACCACTGCGAGCCCCAAAGACCGCGCCGCGGCCGGCCGGGCGCTCGACATCCTCCATGCGCTGGCTGCAGCGCGCTCCACGAAGGAAGAATCATGA
- a CDS encoding ead/Ea22-like family protein has translation MTTDIHAAMQAIREALAAGPTPGPWIAGDDEDSDFLLVGPEEYPGLVCRPVVSLHAERDARFIAACNPEAITTILAALEARDAEIAALREDAERPKLTAAQCTDLLIAAFYISARDDETAVLKDEDAERIVDLLYDLSTINLDATTDQPKPSPRYPSTEGQRIARQIREGKEGKEKP, from the coding sequence ATGACCACTGACATCCACGCCGCCATGCAGGCGATTCGCGAGGCGCTGGCCGCAGGGCCTACGCCGGGGCCTTGGATCGCTGGAGATGACGAAGACTCAGACTTCCTCCTGGTTGGCCCAGAGGAATATCCCGGACTCGTGTGCCGTCCAGTGGTCTCGCTGCATGCGGAACGAGACGCTCGCTTCATCGCCGCCTGCAACCCCGAGGCCATCACCACCATCCTCGCAGCCCTTGAGGCACGGGACGCAGAGATTGCGGCGCTCAGGGAGGATGCGGAGCGGCCGAAGCTGACCGCGGCCCAGTGCACAGACCTGCTCATCGCCGCGTTCTACATCAGCGCGCGCGACGACGAAACGGCCGTCCTCAAGGATGAAGATGCCGAACGCATCGTTGACCTGCTCTATGACCTGTCAACGATCAACCTGGACGCGACCACCGACCAGCCCAAGCCATCCCCACGCTACCCCTCCACCGAAGGGCAGCGCATCGCTCGGCAGATCAGGGAGGGGAAAGAGGGGAAGGAAAAGCCATGA